ACAGAGGAAGAATTAGAAAATGCTATTGATCTTTTAGTAATGGATGTTAAACAAAGTCAACCCTGCCTGATTAATACTTAAAGGTTAAGGGAATATAAACTTAATTGCAGTCAAAATAATAAGTTAGGAGAAAAAAAATATTCAGCATGTCATAACTAGAATCCAAAAAAATTTCTTTATATAGAATTTAACAAATTTAATTTTTCAAATTCTAAAAATTAAATAAATTGAATTTAATTCATCACAGCTTTTTTTGGAGTTTGTCATAACATTGCTTGCACATAATTAAACCCTTCATTCTCCACCAAGTTTCAGCATTCTTTTTTTTACATAATTGACAATGAAATGTTTTTTTCTCCATTATCAAAACATAATCGTTTATGCCCAGTCAGTATCTTCTAAGAGACATGAGTAATCTGAGCTATCAAAAAAAGTATCTTCGTTGAGAAGATCGTCGACTTCTGCACGAAGCCAATAACTTAAAGCCATCGTAATTAAAAAATAGGGTTAAACGAAACCTGGAATAATCCAGCCTGTGAATCCGTAATTAATAACAGCTGCAAGGAGGCCCATCATCGCAAGACGGCCGTTCATTATTTCAGCTGTCTTCCAGTAATTGTTTTCCATTAAACAAATCCTGGAATAATTTGACCAGTAGTGGCATATGCACCAATAAGAGCTATGCAACCAAAGAGAGCTGCGTACCCATTAAGTCTCTCAGCTGTAATTTTCTCTGGATCGATTTTTCGGGTATTGTTGTTTTGTTCAGACATTACACAACACCTGGAATAATTTGACCGGTTGTTAGATATGCACCGATAAGTGCCCAACATCCAACAAATGCTGCGTAACCATTAAGTCTTTCAGCAATCACTTTGCCTTCTTCGACTCTTGGAGTTTCAGTTGGTTGTTTTTTCATTAAACGACACCTGGGATAAGTTGACCGGTTGTTAGGTAGATACCTGTTAATAGAACGAATGCCATCATGGCTGGTCTGCCGATGCTTCTTTCAAGGATTGTTTTGTT
This is a stretch of genomic DNA from Prochlorococcus marinus str. MIT 0912. It encodes these proteins:
- a CDS encoding chlorophyll a/b-binding protein, which produces MENNYWKTAEIMNGRLAMMGLLAAVINYGFTGWIIPGFV
- a CDS encoding high light inducible protein, with translation MSEQNNNTRKIDPEKITAERLNGYAALFGCIALIGAYATTGQIIPGFV
- a CDS encoding high light inducible protein; this translates as MKKQPTETPRVEEGKVIAERLNGYAAFVGCWALIGAYLTTGQIIPGVV
- a CDS encoding high light inducible protein, producing the protein MQPSNKTILERSIGRPAMMAFVLLTGIYLTTGQLIPGVV